One window of Podarcis raffonei isolate rPodRaf1 chromosome 15, rPodRaf1.pri, whole genome shotgun sequence genomic DNA carries:
- the EGR3 gene encoding early growth response protein 3 isoform X1: MTGKLVDKLPGTMNTLMNQLPDNLYPEEIPNSLNIFSSNGEASVAHYNNQMATDNVMDIGLANDKSGQDLSSYSGSFQPAPGGNKTVTYLGKFAFDSPSNWCQDNIISLMSAGILGVPPPPPPSSSAQASTGSMVQVQSQGDVEGMYPALPPYSTCSDLYAGEPVPFHDPQGNAGLSYSAQDYQGAKPGGGGGGGGGGGLESNLFPMIPDYNLYHGHPNDLGSLPEHKPFQNLDSIRVNPPPITPLETIKAFKDKQIHPGFGSLAQQQPPLTLKPIRPRKYPNRPSKTPLHERPHACPAEGCDRRFSRSDELTRHLRIHTGHKPFQCRICMRSFSRSDHLTTHIRTHTGEKPFACEFCGRKFARSDERKRHAKIHLKQKEKKADKGSAAAVSAPGGAGPGGSPAVSSLAPVVTTCA; this comes from the exons ATGACAGGCAAACTCGTGGATAAGCTGCCAGGGACCATGAACACTTTGATGAACCAGTTGCCTGACAATTTGTACCCCGAGGAGATCCCCAACTCTCTGAACATCTTCTCCAGCAACGGCGAGGCGTCGGTGGCTCACTATAATAACCAGATGGCGACAG ATAATGTTATGGATATTGGCTTAGCCAACGACAAGTCCGGCCAAGACCTGTCGTCGTACTCGGGCTCCTTCCAGCCCGCCCCCGGCGGCAACAAAACGGTGACCTACCTGGGCAAGTTCGCCTTCGACTCGCCGTCCAACTGGTGCCAGGACAACATCATCAGCCTGATGAGCGCGGGCATCCTGGgggtgcctccgccgccgccgccctcctccAGCGCGCAGGCCTCGACGGGCAGCATGGTGCAGGTTCAGAGCCAGGGCGACGTCGAAGGCATGTACCCAGCGCTGCCCCCTTACTCCACCTGCAGTGACCTTTACGCGGGCGAGCCGGTGCCCTTCCACGACCCGCAGGGCAACGCCGGCCTCTCCTACTCGGCGCAGGATTACCAAGGGGCCAAgcccggcggcggcgggggcgggggcggcggcggaggccTGGAGAGCAACCTCTTCCCCATGATCCCGGACTACAACCTCTACCACGGGCACCCCAACGACCTGGGCAGCCTCCCCGAGCACAAACCTTTCCAGAACCTGGACTCGATCCGGGTCAACCCGCCGCCCATCACCCCCCTGGAGACCATCAAAGCCTTCAAGGACAAGCAGATCCACCCGGGCTTCGGCAGCCtagcgcagcagcagcccccGCTCACGCTCAAGCCCATCCGGCCGCGCAAGTACCCCAACCGGCCCAGCAAGACGCCCCTGCACGAGCGGCCGCACGCCTGCCCGGCGGAGGGCTGCGACCGGCGCTTCTCGCGCTCCGACGAGCTGACGCGGCACCTGCGCATCCACACGGGCCACAAGCCCTTCCAGTGCCGCATCTGCATGCGCAGCTTCAGCCGCAGCGACCACCTCACCACGCACATCCGCacgcacacgggcgagaagcccttcGCCTGCGAGTTCTGCGGGCGCAAGTTCGCGCGCAGCGACGAGCGCAAGAGGCATGCCAAGATCCACCTCaagcagaaggagaagaaggccGACAAGGGCTCGGCGGCGGCTGTCAGCGCGCCCGGGGGGGCCGGGCCGGGCGGCTCGCCCGCCGTCTCGTCGCTGGCCCCCGTGGTCACCACTTGCGCGTGA
- the EGR3 gene encoding early growth response protein 3 isoform X2: MDIGLANDKSGQDLSSYSGSFQPAPGGNKTVTYLGKFAFDSPSNWCQDNIISLMSAGILGVPPPPPPSSSAQASTGSMVQVQSQGDVEGMYPALPPYSTCSDLYAGEPVPFHDPQGNAGLSYSAQDYQGAKPGGGGGGGGGGGLESNLFPMIPDYNLYHGHPNDLGSLPEHKPFQNLDSIRVNPPPITPLETIKAFKDKQIHPGFGSLAQQQPPLTLKPIRPRKYPNRPSKTPLHERPHACPAEGCDRRFSRSDELTRHLRIHTGHKPFQCRICMRSFSRSDHLTTHIRTHTGEKPFACEFCGRKFARSDERKRHAKIHLKQKEKKADKGSAAAVSAPGGAGPGGSPAVSSLAPVVTTCA; the protein is encoded by the coding sequence ATGGATATTGGCTTAGCCAACGACAAGTCCGGCCAAGACCTGTCGTCGTACTCGGGCTCCTTCCAGCCCGCCCCCGGCGGCAACAAAACGGTGACCTACCTGGGCAAGTTCGCCTTCGACTCGCCGTCCAACTGGTGCCAGGACAACATCATCAGCCTGATGAGCGCGGGCATCCTGGgggtgcctccgccgccgccgccctcctccAGCGCGCAGGCCTCGACGGGCAGCATGGTGCAGGTTCAGAGCCAGGGCGACGTCGAAGGCATGTACCCAGCGCTGCCCCCTTACTCCACCTGCAGTGACCTTTACGCGGGCGAGCCGGTGCCCTTCCACGACCCGCAGGGCAACGCCGGCCTCTCCTACTCGGCGCAGGATTACCAAGGGGCCAAgcccggcggcggcgggggcgggggcggcggcggaggccTGGAGAGCAACCTCTTCCCCATGATCCCGGACTACAACCTCTACCACGGGCACCCCAACGACCTGGGCAGCCTCCCCGAGCACAAACCTTTCCAGAACCTGGACTCGATCCGGGTCAACCCGCCGCCCATCACCCCCCTGGAGACCATCAAAGCCTTCAAGGACAAGCAGATCCACCCGGGCTTCGGCAGCCtagcgcagcagcagcccccGCTCACGCTCAAGCCCATCCGGCCGCGCAAGTACCCCAACCGGCCCAGCAAGACGCCCCTGCACGAGCGGCCGCACGCCTGCCCGGCGGAGGGCTGCGACCGGCGCTTCTCGCGCTCCGACGAGCTGACGCGGCACCTGCGCATCCACACGGGCCACAAGCCCTTCCAGTGCCGCATCTGCATGCGCAGCTTCAGCCGCAGCGACCACCTCACCACGCACATCCGCacgcacacgggcgagaagcccttcGCCTGCGAGTTCTGCGGGCGCAAGTTCGCGCGCAGCGACGAGCGCAAGAGGCATGCCAAGATCCACCTCaagcagaaggagaagaaggccGACAAGGGCTCGGCGGCGGCTGTCAGCGCGCCCGGGGGGGCCGGGCCGGGCGGCTCGCCCGCCGTCTCGTCGCTGGCCCCCGTGGTCACCACTTGCGCGTGA